The following are from one region of the Methanothermobacter sp. genome:
- a CDS encoding TIGR00266 family protein has product MKYEIIHRPSYSMANIQLESGEAIKAETGAMVSMSSNIEIQTETGGLLGAVKRSMLGGESVFLNTFRSQGRGEIQLAPSYPGDVEVIETRETVYAQSGSFMAASEDVEIDTKFGGFKTFFGSEGLFLLKLRASGPIFLSSFGAIYHRELVNERFVVDTGHIVAFTEGLDFHVRKIGGLKSTFLSGEGLVAEFEGTGTVYMQTRSVDSFVGWLIPMLPSRD; this is encoded by the coding sequence ATGAAATATGAAATTATACACAGACCAAGTTACAGTATGGCCAATATCCAGCTTGAAAGCGGTGAAGCCATAAAGGCAGAGACCGGTGCAATGGTGAGTATGAGCTCCAACATAGAGATCCAGACCGAAACAGGGGGTCTTCTGGGGGCTGTTAAGAGATCCATGCTTGGGGGGGAAAGTGTCTTCCTCAACACCTTCCGTTCCCAGGGGAGGGGTGAGATACAGCTTGCGCCATCATACCCTGGGGATGTTGAGGTCATTGAAACCCGTGAGACAGTTTATGCTCAGAGCGGCTCATTCATGGCGGCTTCAGAAGATGTGGAGATAGATACAAAATTTGGGGGTTTCAAAACATTCTTCGGAAGTGAAGGCCTCTTCCTGCTTAAACTGAGGGCCTCTGGACCCATATTCCTCTCAAGTTTCGGGGCAATATACCACAGGGAACTTGTGAATGAGAGGTTCGTGGTGGACACAGGCCACATCGTAGCCTTCACAGAGGGCCTTGACTTCCATGTGAGAAAGATCGGGGGACTTAAAAGCACATTTCTCAGTGGAGAGGGACTTGTAGCTGAATTTGAAGGTACAGGAACCGTTTACATGCAGACAAGAAGTGTTGATAGCTTCGTTGGATGGTTAATACCCATGCTCCCCTCAAGGGATTAG
- a CDS encoding endonuclease III domain-containing protein, protein MKVLRDIYSVLMELYGPQGWWPLLDRDTLKLRYHPGDYTLPSSETEIFEVMAGAILTQNTSWDAAAAALRNLASLNILEPEGILAADDDELEGALRCAGFYRQKTSYLREISEFFISLEGATPSRKELLGVRGVGYETADSILLYGYRKPEFVVDAYTRRMLSHNGIIGGDEGYSAIKEIFEENLEPDFRVFQEYHALIVRHGKLYYRGRVHGEGDPLPQRLYGDSGD, encoded by the coding sequence ATGAAGGTGCTCAGGGATATCTACAGTGTGCTCATGGAACTCTATGGCCCCCAGGGGTGGTGGCCCCTCCTTGATAGGGATACCCTCAAACTCAGGTACCACCCTGGCGACTACACCCTGCCATCATCTGAGACTGAGATCTTTGAGGTGATGGCAGGGGCAATACTCACCCAGAACACCTCATGGGACGCTGCCGCAGCCGCACTACGCAACCTGGCATCACTGAATATCCTTGAACCTGAGGGTATACTAGCAGCTGATGATGATGAACTTGAGGGCGCCCTCAGATGTGCCGGCTTCTACAGACAGAAGACATCATACTTGAGAGAGATTTCAGAGTTCTTCATATCCCTCGAGGGCGCCACACCCTCCAGGAAGGAACTCCTGGGGGTAAGGGGCGTTGGATATGAGACAGCAGACTCCATCCTCCTCTATGGATACAGAAAACCTGAATTCGTGGTTGATGCATACACAAGGAGGATGTTATCCCATAATGGCATTATAGGGGGAGATGAGGGCTATTCGGCGATAAAGGAGATCTTTGAAGAAAACCTTGAACCTGATTTCAGGGTCTTCCAGGAGTACCATGCCCTCATTGTAAGGCACGGAAAACTGTATTACCGGGGGCGGGTTCATGGTGAGGGGGATCCCCTCCCACAGAGACTCTATGGTGATTCAGGTGATTGA
- a CDS encoding 4Fe-4S dicluster domain-containing protein has translation MIDFTDLSIAIIKRTFHRRFELARITEKSDTFRKIVKRLFFEGDDIQVIPRDASVELNRSFQPPENTALPSDVLRRMILRSKHIFRMDFCICRVSSGCSDYPHDLGCLFLGPGALRISDKVGSLISKEEALEHIERCREAGLVHIIGRNRIDSVWLNSGPHDELLSVCNCCECCCLWRMTPFLSEDIASSITPMEGVSIVRDAERCVLCGCCEEACFTGAISEGGANHDTGRCLICGRCAERCPKDALKIVMDPDAVDKAVRRVEVLVEVES, from the coding sequence GTGATTGATTTCACTGATCTGAGTATTGCAATAATAAAAAGGACATTTCACAGGAGATTTGAACTTGCCAGGATCACTGAAAAGTCAGATACCTTCAGGAAAATTGTTAAGAGATTGTTTTTTGAGGGGGACGATATACAGGTCATACCCAGGGACGCATCGGTTGAGTTAAACAGGAGTTTCCAGCCACCAGAGAACACTGCACTGCCATCAGATGTTCTGAGGAGGATGATACTTCGCTCAAAGCACATATTCAGGATGGACTTCTGCATATGCAGGGTTTCCTCGGGATGCAGTGACTACCCCCACGATCTTGGCTGTCTCTTCCTGGGTCCAGGGGCACTCAGGATATCAGATAAGGTCGGGAGCCTCATATCAAAAGAGGAGGCCCTTGAACACATTGAAAGGTGCAGGGAGGCGGGCCTGGTCCACATAATAGGTAGAAACAGGATAGACTCTGTCTGGCTCAATTCAGGTCCACATGATGAATTACTTTCTGTCTGCAACTGCTGTGAATGCTGCTGTCTCTGGAGGATGACACCCTTTCTTTCTGAGGACATAGCGTCGTCCATAACACCAATGGAGGGTGTCAGTATCGTAAGGGACGCTGAAAGGTGTGTTCTTTGCGGGTGCTGTGAGGAGGCATGTTTTACAGGAGCCATCAGTGAAGGAGGAGCAAACCATGATACCGGGAGGTGCCTCATATGCGGGAGATGCGCTGAGAGGTGCCCAAAGGATGCCCTGAAAATAGTTATGGATCCTGATGCTGTTGATAAGGCGGTAAGGAGGGTTGAGGTCCTGGTGGAGGTGGAATCATGA
- the hemB gene encoding porphobilinogen synthase yields MEFPTKRMRRLRKSPQIRDILRETRLHSSDLIYPIFVSEKLEGGEPEAIDTMPGQYRYSVDDAVSEASRLEDEGLSAVLLFGMPSTKDELASSAYDPDGAVQRTVRRLKEETQLVVMTDVCLCQYTTHGHCGIVVEGEVVNDETLDVLSRIALSHAEAGADVVAPSDMMDGRVATIRRALDDAGFSDTLIMSYAVKYASAFYAPFRDAVSSAPAFGDRRSYQMDPANVSEALMEAELDLEEGADILMVKPALAYLDVIRVVKDRFRVPLAAYNVSGEYSMLRAAIDSGYLTEEAIYESILSIKRAGADLIISHFAPELLGVI; encoded by the coding sequence ATGGAGTTTCCCACAAAAAGGATGCGAAGATTGCGGAAGAGTCCACAGATACGTGACATTCTCCGAGAAACACGGTTGCACTCATCAGACCTCATCTACCCCATTTTTGTGAGTGAAAAACTTGAGGGGGGTGAACCTGAGGCCATAGACACAATGCCTGGACAGTACAGATACTCTGTGGATGATGCGGTCTCTGAGGCATCCAGACTTGAGGATGAGGGGCTTTCAGCTGTCCTTTTATTTGGCATGCCATCTACCAAGGACGAGCTCGCCTCATCGGCATATGACCCGGATGGCGCTGTGCAGAGGACCGTGAGGAGGCTGAAGGAGGAGACTCAACTAGTTGTCATGACAGATGTCTGCCTCTGCCAGTACACAACCCACGGCCACTGCGGCATCGTCGTGGAGGGGGAGGTGGTCAATGATGAGACCCTTGATGTCCTTTCAAGGATAGCCCTCTCCCATGCAGAGGCCGGTGCAGATGTGGTTGCCCCCTCAGATATGATGGATGGGCGTGTCGCGACTATAAGGAGGGCCCTGGATGATGCAGGATTCAGTGACACACTGATAATGTCCTATGCCGTCAAGTATGCATCCGCATTCTACGCACCATTTCGTGACGCGGTCTCCTCAGCCCCAGCATTCGGTGACCGCAGATCATATCAGATGGACCCTGCAAATGTCAGCGAGGCCCTCATGGAAGCGGAACTTGACCTTGAGGAGGGTGCAGATATACTCATGGTAAAACCCGCCCTGGCATACCTGGATGTGATAAGGGTGGTGAAGGACAGATTCAGGGTCCCCCTTGCAGCCTACAATGTGAGTGGAGAGTATTCAATGCTAAGGGCGGCCATAGATAGCGGATACCTTACTGAAGAGGCGATATATGAATCTATTCTGTCAATAAAACGTGCAGGGGCTGACCTTATAATTTCACACTTCGCACCGGAACTTCTGGGGGTGATCTAG
- a CDS encoding triphosphoribosyl-dephospho-CoA synthase has product MDPLYVSRIAQIASLLEVSGYPKPGNVHRTRDFDDMVYEDFLVSGIVIGDTMHLAARRGLELRDSLDLSAIGLGELILRAVEDTGKWVSTNTNLGIVMLLTPLSAAAGMVDEGDLQGLREQVNRLILQTTPEDAVNLYRAISTAKPGGMGEHESLDVNDPESEQRILDEKITLFDTLKMSSDWDLIARELTSGMPVTFNVGFPVFKATVREHGMNRAVVQTFLTILARFPDTLIARKYDEKIAEEVSEEAAEIVDRGGVLTEAGLKRVERFDRKLHSSGLNPGTTADLTASSIMVGLLDYYSEHR; this is encoded by the coding sequence GTGGACCCCCTCTATGTTTCAAGGATAGCCCAGATAGCATCTTTACTGGAAGTTAGCGGCTATCCGAAACCTGGTAACGTCCACAGAACCCGCGACTTTGATGACATGGTCTATGAGGACTTCCTGGTGAGCGGAATAGTTATCGGGGATACCATGCATCTAGCCGCTAGAAGGGGTTTAGAGCTGAGGGATAGCCTTGATCTCTCAGCCATTGGACTGGGGGAACTCATACTGAGGGCTGTGGAGGATACCGGAAAATGGGTCTCAACCAACACAAACCTGGGTATAGTCATGCTCCTTACACCACTCTCTGCGGCCGCGGGAATGGTTGATGAAGGGGATCTGCAGGGGTTAAGGGAACAGGTGAACAGGTTAATACTTCAGACAACACCTGAAGATGCTGTTAATCTCTACAGAGCTATTTCTACGGCGAAGCCAGGGGGTATGGGTGAACATGAAAGCCTCGATGTCAATGACCCCGAATCAGAGCAGAGGATACTTGATGAGAAAATCACACTCTTCGATACACTGAAGATGTCCTCTGACTGGGACCTAATCGCAAGGGAGCTCACATCGGGTATGCCAGTAACCTTCAATGTGGGGTTCCCTGTATTCAAGGCGACGGTCAGGGAACATGGCATGAACCGGGCTGTTGTCCAGACATTTCTCACAATACTTGCAAGGTTCCCGGACACCCTCATAGCAAGGAAGTATGATGAAAAAATAGCCGAGGAGGTTTCAGAGGAGGCTGCTGAGATTGTTGACAGGGGAGGTGTGCTCACAGAGGCCGGACTTAAACGTGTTGAAAGGTTTGACAGGAAACTCCACAGCAGCGGTTTAAACCCTGGCACAACAGCGGATCTTACAGCTTCATCCATAATGGTGGGGCTCCTTGATTATTATTCAGAACACAGATGA
- a CDS encoding phenylalanine--tRNA ligase subunit alpha: MDPDRVIDQLHIYEKKVLKTFEDSDKPLKPEEIAESQNMDIKSVMSAAGALESRGFVRVIKEVEEVVSLTDDGKVYATQGLPERRVIDIISGEGELEIPELSRRAGLDKAESGIAIGWLVRKGWARISDGKVSATQEKPPEAGDDEKLLKMLLDKGSIRTAELPEHLKGALKDLAGRKGIVDIKKVRKHRIELTPEGRKLIERGVEIAEEATQLTHEHLKTGSWRKLHYRGYNIDAEYPVVYPGKMHPLRRIIDEIRLIFLKLGFTESRGPLLESAFWNFDCLFQPQDHAAREMQDTFYVKNPPVTELPDEDLVRAVQSAHETGGSTGSEGWQYEWDRDVAMQSVLRTHTTCVSARFLRENEPPLKMFSVGRVFRRETITYKHLPEFHQVEGIVAGEEVNFRNLLGILREFYRKLGFEVRFRPAYFPYTYLSTECEIYLPEKKSWIELGGAGMFRPEVLEPLGVETPVAAFGLGIERLAMIRFDINDIRMLYQSDLGWLRGLPVTDDLKL; encoded by the coding sequence ATGGATCCTGATAGGGTAATCGATCAGCTTCACATTTACGAGAAAAAGGTCCTGAAGACATTTGAGGATTCAGATAAACCCCTTAAACCAGAGGAGATAGCGGAGTCGCAGAATATGGATATCAAATCCGTGATGAGTGCAGCGGGCGCACTTGAATCAAGGGGGTTTGTGAGGGTCATCAAGGAGGTAGAGGAAGTAGTATCACTCACAGATGACGGGAAGGTTTATGCAACCCAGGGCCTTCCAGAGAGGAGGGTCATCGATATCATCTCTGGGGAGGGAGAACTTGAAATACCCGAACTCTCCAGAAGGGCCGGCCTTGATAAGGCTGAATCAGGGATCGCCATAGGCTGGCTTGTGAGAAAGGGATGGGCAAGGATATCTGATGGGAAGGTTTCAGCCACCCAGGAGAAACCCCCAGAGGCTGGAGATGACGAAAAACTCCTTAAAATGCTCCTTGATAAAGGGTCTATAAGGACCGCGGAACTTCCTGAACACCTGAAGGGTGCCCTTAAGGACCTTGCAGGGAGAAAGGGCATAGTTGATATTAAAAAGGTAAGGAAGCACAGGATTGAACTCACACCTGAGGGCAGAAAGCTCATTGAGAGGGGTGTGGAGATCGCTGAGGAGGCCACCCAGCTCACCCACGAGCACCTGAAGACTGGTTCCTGGAGGAAGCTTCACTACAGGGGTTACAATATTGATGCAGAGTACCCTGTGGTTTATCCCGGTAAGATGCATCCACTGAGGCGAATAATTGATGAAATAAGACTCATATTCCTTAAACTGGGGTTTACAGAGTCAAGGGGCCCACTTCTTGAATCAGCATTCTGGAACTTTGACTGCCTCTTCCAGCCCCAGGACCACGCTGCAAGGGAGATGCAGGACACATTCTATGTTAAAAATCCCCCAGTAACCGAACTCCCGGATGAGGATCTTGTGAGGGCAGTGCAGAGTGCCCATGAAACAGGGGGCTCCACCGGATCAGAGGGATGGCAGTATGAATGGGACAGGGACGTTGCAATGCAGAGCGTCCTCAGGACCCACACAACCTGTGTATCCGCCAGGTTCCTTAGGGAGAATGAACCACCCCTCAAGATGTTCTCTGTTGGCAGGGTTTTCAGGAGGGAGACCATAACCTACAAGCACCTGCCTGAATTCCACCAGGTTGAGGGTATCGTCGCAGGTGAGGAGGTTAACTTCAGAAACCTTCTTGGTATACTGCGGGAGTTTTACAGGAAACTGGGATTTGAGGTAAGGTTCAGGCCGGCCTACTTCCCCTACACCTACCTCTCAACAGAATGTGAGATCTACCTCCCTGAGAAGAAGAGCTGGATAGAACTTGGAGGGGCGGGTATGTTCAGGCCAGAGGTCCTCGAACCGCTGGGTGTTGAGACCCCTGTGGCTGCCTTTGGTCTGGGTATCGAGAGGCTTGCAATGATACGATTCGATATAAATGATATAAGGATGCTCTACCAGAGTGACCTTGGCTGGCTCAGGGGTCTCCCTGTAACGGATGATCTGAAACTCTAG
- a CDS encoding CBS domain-containing protein, translated as MKVKEAMNPEIITVSPETRPLEAFEKMYKHGVRRLFVLDEEDNPVGVVSYTDLIGVLGSIKPDSEHPERDLKVRDIMVDEVITISADDNIEDAANLMLRADISGLLVLDDNKPVGVITKTDICRLVAAEILVPS; from the coding sequence ATGAAAGTTAAAGAAGCAATGAACCCCGAGATAATAACGGTGAGCCCCGAGACACGGCCCCTTGAAGCCTTTGAAAAGATGTACAAACATGGTGTGAGAAGACTCTTTGTGCTTGACGAGGAAGATAACCCCGTTGGCGTTGTATCCTACACAGACCTCATAGGTGTCCTTGGGTCAATAAAACCCGACAGCGAGCACCCTGAGAGGGACCTCAAGGTGAGGGACATCATGGTGGATGAGGTGATAACCATCTCAGCCGACGACAACATAGAGGACGCCGCCAACCTCATGCTGAGGGCCGATATTTCAGGCCTCCTTGTGCTGGATGACAATAAACCTGTGGGGGTAATAACAAAAACAGATATCTGCCGGCTGGTTGCAGCGGAGATACTGGTACCCTCCTGA
- the nikR gene encoding nickel-responsive transcriptional regulator NikR, which translates to MMRISMSLPKKLLNEFDEVLRDRGYQSRSKGIRDALKDYIVRYQWMNEMEGERIGIIAVIYDHHYTGVMEDLADIQHDYREYINAVMHVHMTEKHCLEVIVVKGDVSKIRELTEKMMRLKGVEHVRLTSTSTEQKVEHEH; encoded by the coding sequence ATGATGAGAATAAGCATGTCTCTACCAAAAAAGCTACTGAATGAGTTTGATGAAGTTTTAAGGGACCGGGGTTACCAGTCAAGATCCAAGGGTATAAGGGATGCCCTCAAGGACTACATTGTTAGGTACCAGTGGATGAATGAGATGGAAGGAGAGCGAATCGGTATAATTGCGGTTATATACGACCACCACTACACTGGTGTCATGGAGGACCTTGCAGACATCCAGCACGACTACCGTGAATACATCAATGCGGTTATGCATGTGCACATGACAGAGAAGCACTGCCTTGAGGTGATCGTTGTCAAGGGTGACGTTTCAAAGATTCGGGAGCTCACAGAGAAGATGATGAGGCTCAAGGGTGTTGAACACGTAAGGCTCACGAGCACATCAACAGAACAGAAAGTGGAGCATGAACACTAG
- a CDS encoding methyltransferase domain-containing protein has protein sequence MKFRVTAYHQHLLRDHERLSAFYEAIASTAQGLTYDLGAGSGILSFFASEYADHVIAIERDPRIAACAWENLSGLENVTVVNEDALEYEFTERADTIICEMLDTALIDEEQVPVLRRALRFLKNGGSVIPSAVINAVEPVIMKGWSISYDENITAPSSGPLHVYDRVDFRGRIPEKFRGTLKLMASNSFNAIRITSFTVPAENIICGPTPMMNPPLLIPLGDTLEEGDFRVKVSYTMGGGLDSVKAELK, from the coding sequence ATGAAATTCAGGGTCACAGCGTATCACCAGCACCTCCTGCGGGACCATGAACGCCTTTCAGCATTTTATGAGGCGATAGCCTCCACTGCGCAGGGGCTCACATATGACCTTGGAGCTGGCAGCGGCATTCTCTCATTCTTTGCATCAGAATACGCAGATCATGTTATTGCAATTGAAAGGGACCCCAGAATAGCGGCATGTGCATGGGAAAATCTCTCTGGCCTTGAGAATGTCACGGTTGTAAATGAGGATGCCCTGGAATATGAATTCACTGAGAGGGCAGATACAATCATCTGTGAAATGCTTGACACAGCACTAATAGATGAGGAGCAGGTTCCTGTTTTGAGGAGGGCCCTCAGATTTCTTAAGAATGGAGGGAGCGTCATACCCTCCGCGGTTATAAATGCGGTTGAGCCTGTTATAATGAAAGGTTGGAGCATATCATATGACGAAAACATCACAGCCCCCTCATCAGGTCCTCTACATGTCTATGATAGGGTTGATTTCAGGGGGAGAATACCTGAAAAGTTCAGAGGAACCCTGAAACTTATGGCATCAAACTCCTTCAATGCCATAAGAATAACCTCCTTCACAGTCCCTGCAGAGAATATAATCTGTGGCCCAACACCCATGATGAACCCCCCGCTCCTCATACCATTGGGTGATACCCTTGAGGAGGGTGATTTCAGGGTTAAGGTCTCATACACAATGGGCGGTGGTCTTGATTCAGTTAAGGCAGAGCTTAAGTGA
- the hycI gene encoding hydrogenase maturation peptidase HycI, which yields MVLIQLRQSLSDFLEGCTRLLVLTVGNELRSDDGFGPYLASIISGNVTERGHLLINAGTVPENFTGRIRSEKPSHIIIVDAVEMGEEPGTIMLIDRERISDYSISTHAMPLSFLVRYLEGQVDCRIILIGVQPENLEFGMELSARVRKAAYELKDLLLSAIDETSCEKSPSNLNQI from the coding sequence GTGGTCTTGATTCAGTTAAGGCAGAGCTTAAGTGACTTCCTGGAGGGCTGCACCAGGCTCCTTGTACTTACAGTTGGAAATGAACTGAGGTCCGACGATGGATTCGGACCATACCTTGCATCAATCATATCAGGGAATGTTACTGAAAGGGGCCATCTACTCATAAATGCAGGCACAGTCCCTGAAAACTTCACAGGAAGGATAAGGTCAGAGAAGCCCAGCCACATTATCATAGTGGATGCGGTGGAGATGGGTGAAGAGCCAGGGACCATCATGCTGATTGATAGAGAAAGGATATCAGATTACAGCATCTCCACCCACGCAATGCCCCTTTCATTCCTGGTGAGGTACCTTGAGGGTCAGGTTGACTGCAGAATAATCCTGATAGGGGTTCAGCCAGAAAACCTTGAATTTGGCATGGAACTATCTGCAAGGGTCAGGAAGGCCGCATATGAACTCAAAGATTTACTCCTCTCGGCAATCGATGAGACATCCTGTGAGAAGAGCCCCTCTAATTTAAATCAGATCTAG
- a CDS encoding acetyl-CoA carboxylase biotin carboxylase subunit family protein yields the protein MRILFIGSRLFNDVADYASSRGVTTILSESNPEAPNLELADSCFIVPRGMDAPLEIALREDVDAVVPLIGVDGPLRDVARLKTELEESYGIPVVASGEGAAEISTDKLKTKEFFMKNGIKTPAYAIIETSHEVKGFPTVLKQREGQGGSNIKVASSYTDVEEYLGSHESAIMEEYIQGVEISVEVLRWDGQTFPLVAVDKGPTSTEGIHPLGKVKRAPAVIEGFSGDEALKMASRITELLGAEGNTDVDMILSEEGILYAIEVNTRPSGTRYISEAATGINPMHSLVDMAMGDWNPNKFKRENYNAVEIPLGNPGNIESLMPEGVKWLLHGPQNHMRLTARAENREKLDLIMKRLRVI from the coding sequence ATGAGGATCCTATTCATTGGCTCAAGACTATTCAATGACGTTGCAGACTACGCCTCATCAAGGGGAGTTACCACCATACTCTCAGAGTCAAATCCAGAGGCACCCAACCTTGAACTCGCAGACTCCTGCTTCATAGTGCCCCGTGGCATGGATGCACCCCTGGAAATTGCACTCAGGGAGGATGTCGACGCGGTTGTACCCCTCATAGGTGTCGACGGTCCCCTCAGAGACGTTGCCAGGCTTAAGACGGAACTTGAGGAGAGTTATGGGATTCCAGTTGTTGCTTCTGGCGAAGGGGCGGCAGAGATCTCCACTGATAAACTCAAAACCAAGGAATTCTTCATGAAAAACGGTATAAAAACCCCAGCCTATGCTATTATAGAGACTTCACATGAAGTAAAGGGGTTCCCCACTGTCCTTAAACAGAGAGAAGGGCAGGGGGGATCAAACATAAAGGTTGCATCTTCATATACTGATGTGGAGGAATACCTCGGCTCCCATGAATCTGCAATCATGGAGGAATACATACAGGGAGTTGAGATCTCAGTGGAGGTCCTCCGCTGGGATGGACAAACATTCCCCCTTGTGGCTGTGGACAAGGGCCCCACAAGTACGGAGGGAATCCACCCACTGGGGAAGGTGAAGAGGGCCCCAGCAGTCATTGAGGGGTTCAGTGGAGATGAAGCCCTTAAAATGGCCTCCAGGATAACAGAACTCCTTGGAGCCGAGGGAAACACGGACGTTGACATGATACTCTCCGAGGAGGGCATCCTCTATGCTATAGAGGTCAACACAAGGCCCAGTGGAACAAGGTACATCTCCGAGGCCGCCACAGGAATAAATCCAATGCACAGCCTTGTGGACATGGCAATGGGGGACTGGAATCCCAATAAATTTAAAAGGGAGAATTACAATGCGGTGGAGATACCCCTGGGCAATCCAGGGAATATCGAATCCCTAATGCCTGAGGGGGTAAAGTGGTTGCTGCACGGGCCTCAGAATCATATGAGACTCACAGCAAGAGCTGAGAATAGGGAGAAACTTGATCTGATCATGAAGAGACTGAGGGTGATATGA
- a CDS encoding glycosyltransferase family 4 protein has product MMEIGLTAFIISAAASAAFTLFIRNVLRSAGIGDRPIVTEHSHKAGTPTMGGLGMLLAVLLVTIIYRNNPYLVLTALIILTAAIVGLLDDLIGLKVKEVQRIIRNVSDGPLEVGQLVLKPGEEARAATDKAKRDVEELLERGLVEVVGEAPIKSEVSEGEKILAQLMIGVFLVIGGAVTRLGGFNLGLAAAPIVIGGMVGAINAVNLIDGMDGMASGIMFIASLSCALLLGLSAAALPFVVLAGISAGFLVFNRHPASIFMGDTGSFALGAGYATAVMLTDTVYFGVLAIAVPVVSVIISLLHRAGVIRLPVEPLHHTLHYRGMSERRIVLLYWLITAAVCGFGLYLSGFKF; this is encoded by the coding sequence ATGATGGAGATTGGGTTAACAGCATTCATTATAAGTGCCGCCGCGTCAGCGGCCTTCACACTCTTTATAAGGAACGTTCTAAGAAGTGCGGGTATCGGGGACAGACCAATAGTTACAGAGCACAGCCACAAGGCAGGGACACCCACAATGGGGGGCCTTGGCATGCTCCTTGCAGTGCTTCTTGTAACCATCATCTACCGCAACAACCCCTACCTTGTCCTCACAGCACTCATAATCCTCACAGCGGCCATTGTGGGACTCCTCGACGACCTGATTGGACTTAAGGTTAAGGAGGTCCAGAGGATAATCAGAAACGTATCTGACGGTCCCCTTGAGGTTGGTCAGCTGGTGCTGAAACCAGGGGAGGAGGCAAGGGCAGCCACAGATAAGGCAAAAAGGGATGTGGAGGAACTCCTTGAGAGGGGACTTGTTGAGGTGGTGGGTGAGGCACCCATAAAGAGCGAGGTGAGCGAGGGTGAGAAGATACTCGCCCAGCTCATGATAGGGGTATTCCTTGTTATTGGTGGCGCGGTCACCAGACTTGGAGGATTCAATCTGGGTCTTGCAGCGGCACCCATTGTTATCGGGGGGATGGTGGGCGCCATCAACGCGGTCAACCTTATCGATGGTATGGATGGGATGGCCTCAGGGATAATGTTCATAGCCTCCCTATCATGTGCACTGCTCCTGGGATTATCTGCAGCAGCTCTTCCATTCGTGGTCCTTGCAGGGATCTCCGCAGGTTTTCTTGTATTCAACAGGCACCCGGCCAGCATATTCATGGGGGACACAGGTTCATTTGCCCTTGGAGCAGGATATGCAACGGCTGTGATGCTCACAGATACAGTGTACTTCGGTGTTCTCGCCATAGCTGTTCCCGTTGTCTCAGTTATAATCAGCCTCCTTCACCGTGCAGGGGTCATCAGACTACCCGTGGAGCCACTACACCACACACTCCACTACCGTGGAATGTCCGAGAGGAGGATCGTGCTGCTCTACTGGCTGATAACCGCGGCTGTCTGCGGCTTTGGACTCTACCTAAGCGGGTTCAAATTCTGA